From the genome of Metallibacterium scheffleri:
CGTCAGCGTCTGGGCAGTTTTCGCGGTGGTGGTGGCGGTGTTGGCAGCATCGGCACGATCATCGTCGCCCTGTTGCTGGCGTGGCTGCTGTTTGATTCGTGGACGGTGATCAATGCCAGCCAGGTGGGTGTGGTCACGCGCTTCGGTGCCTACCAGAGCACCCTGCCACCCGGTTTCCATTTCGTTCTACCGCGCCCGATCGATACCGTGCGCAAGGTCGACATGACCTCGGTGCGCTCGGTCTCGGACAAGATGCAGATGCTGACCAAGGACGAGAACATCGTGCAGGTCGATTTCAACATCCAGTACCAGGTCAACAACGCCGAGCAGTATCTGTTCTCGATGCAGGATCCGGACGAGGCCGTGCGTCAGGCCGCCGAGGCCGCCGTGCGACGCGTGGTCGGCGCCAGCACCATGGACACGATCCTGTCCGGCGAGGGCGCGGCCATGGTGGCGGCCACGCAACAGTCCCTGCAGCAATTGCTCAACAGCTACAACACCGGCATCACCATCACCGAGGTCAATTTCCAGAACATTTCGCCGCCGGCCGAGGTGAAAGCCGCGTTCGACGACGTCAACCGCGCGCGCGAGGACAAGCAGCGCATCGAGGACGAGGCCAAGGCCTACGCCAGCAAGATCCTGCCCGAGGCACGCGGCAACGCGGCGCGTATCGTCGCCGGCGCACAGGCTTACGAGATCACCCGCGAGGTGCGTGCGCAAGGTGAGTCGCAGCGCTTCCTGGCCATGCTCAAGGAATACCACGCCGCGCCCGCAGTGACGCGCAAGCGCCTGTGGCTGGAAACCATCGAACAGATCATGGCCGCCAACACCAAGGTGGTCGATGAGGGCACGGGCCGCAACCTGATCTACCTGCCCCTGCCGCATTCAGGCGGCGCGCCCGCTCCGGCCACACCCACGGCACTACTGCCGGGCGTAGGCGCTGAATTGCAGGCGCCCGCGGCCAGCAGCAGCTCGGCGGTGGTGCCGCAAAGCGCGGTTCCGATCAGCGCGTCCGGCAGCACGCAGGGAGGTCAGTCATGAGCAAGCCCATCCTCATCGCCATCGCCGTGTTGCTGGTGCTGCTCGGTTACAACAGCATGTTCACCGTGCGTCAGGATCAGTCGGCATTGCTGCTGCAGTTCGGGCGCATCGTGCGCAGTGATTACAAGCCTGGCCTGTATTTCAAGCTGCCGTTCGTGCAGGAAGACGTGAAATTCGACAAGCGCATCCTGACCCTCAATGCGCAGCCGGAGCGCTACTTCACCGCCGAAAAGAAAGTGGTCAACGTCGATTTCTACGTGAAATGGCGCGTGGCCAATCCCGCGTTGTTCTACCAGTCCACTGCGGGCAGCGAGACGCAGGCCGAGGCGCGCCTCAGCCCCATGGTCAAGGACGCATTGCGTTTCGAGTTCAGCGCATTGCCTCTGGATGAACTGGTGTCGGGTGGCCGCAACGATGTGACCAAGCGCGTGCGCGATCAGGCCAACAACTCTGCCATGCGCACGCTGGGCGTGCAGATCGTCGATGTGCGCATCAAGCAGATCGACCTGCCCGAATCGGTCAGCGAGTCGGTATTCAAGCGCATGAGCGCCGAGCGCATGAGCCTGGCCAATGCGTTGCGTTCCAGCGGCGAGGAAGCTGCCGCGAAGATCCGTGCCGATGCCGACAAACAGGCGCAGGTGCTGGTGGCGCAAGCCGATAGTCAGGCCTCGGAATTGCGCGGTCAGGGTGACGCGCAGGCGGCCGAGATCTACGCCAAGGCCTACGGCCAGGACCCGAAGTTCTTCGATTTCTACCGTTCACTGGAAGCCTATCGACGCAGCTTCGGCCAAGGCCACGGCGTGCTGCTGCTCAAGCCGAACTCCGAGTTCCTGCACTACTTCGACGCGCCAGGGCAGTGAGCCGGGCTCGCGGTTTCCTGTGCCGCATGGCGCTGGACGAGTCGTGTGCGTAGGCGGGTCTGCGCCGCATGGCACCCACCGAATCGAAGCGAGAACGTCATGGGTCAATCCGTAGTCATTCCGGGCGCCCAGCGGGGGCGAGAGTCCGCGTTTGCGAACTGCTGCGGATAGCAGTTCGCGCGGGCCCGAGCGCACGGTCATGGAAGGCCGTGCCGGCGCCACCCACAGGATGTGTCGAAGCGGTTTTCACGCAGTCGCACGGTGCGACGCTGATGAGTCGAAGCGAGAAGGTCATGGGTAAATCCGTAGTCATTCTGGGCGCTCAATGGGGCGACGAAGGCAAGGGCAAGATCGTCGATCTGCTGACCGAGAAAGTCGCCGCCGTGGTGCGCTTCCAGGGCGGCCACAATGCCGGGCATACGCTGGTGATCGGCGGGCAGAAGACGGTGCTGCATCTGATCCCTTCGGGCATTTTGCGCGCCGGCGTGCAGTGCCTGATCGGCAATGGCGTGGTGCTCTCACCCGCGGCATTGCAGGAGGAAATCGGCGAGCTGGAGGCGCGCGGCGTGGACGTGCGCGCACGCCTCAAGATCAGCCCGGCGACGCCGCTGATCATGCCCTACCACGTGGCGCTGGATCAGGCGCGCGAGAAGGCCTCGGGTGCGCTGGCCATCGGCACCACCGGGCGCGGAATCGGCCCTGCCTACGAGGACAAGGTCGCGCGCCGCGGCGTGCGTGTGGCCGACCTGATGTATCCCGCAGAGCTGCCGGACAAGCTGCGCGCGGTGCTCGATTACCACAACTTCGTGCTTGAGCACTGGCTCAAGGCAACGCCGGTCGATTATCAGGCGGTACTGGACGAAGCCCTGCAGTTCGGCGACTACGTGCGTCCGCTGGTCGACGATGTAAGCACCGTGTTGCACGAATTGCGCCGCGCCGGCAAGCGCGTGCTGTTCGAAGGTGCGCAGGGCTCGTTGCTGGACATCGACCACGGCACTTATCCCTATGTGACTTCCTCGAACACCACGATCGGCGGCGCGCTGGCCGGCACCGGCGTGGGCGTGGGGGATATCGACTATGTGCTGGGCATCGCCAAGGCCTATGCCACGCGCGTCGGCGGCGGTCCGTTTCCCACCGAATTGGGCGATGCCACCGGCGCGTTGTTGCGCCAGCGTGGCAATGAATTTGGCGCCACCACCGGACGCCCACGGCGCTGCGGCTGGATCGATCTGGTCGCGCTCAAGCGTGCGGTACAGATCAGCGGCATCTCCGGCTTGGCCATCACCAAGCTCGATGTGCTCGATGGCATGCCCAGCATCAAGGTGTGCGTGGCCTATGAGTACCGCGGCAAGCGCCGCGAACTGGCGCCGCTGGATGCGGACGGCTGGGACGAGTGCAAGCCGGTGTATCTGGAGTTTCCCGGCTGGCAGGAATCGACCTCGGGCGTGCGCGAGTTCGGCAAGCTGCCGGCGGCAGCGCGTGCCTATTTGCGCGCGGTCGAGGAGTTGGCCGAATGCCCGCTGGCGCTGGTCGCTACCGGCGCTGATCGCGACGACACCATCGTACTGCGGGACCCCTTCGCCTGAGCTGACCGGAACGCGTGATTCAAGTGGTCGCGCGCTTGGAGCTTTTGCGTGTCGATGCGGCGTGGGTCGCGACTTCCGTCGACTCCGCCATCCCTGCCATGCAGGCGCGATTGCGGCCTGCGTGCTTGGCCCGGTACAGCGCCTGATCAGCCAGCCTCACCAGCAGCCGCGCGTTGTGCTGTGGCATCGGTATCAGGCTGGTCGCGCCGACGCTGAGTGAAATCCGCCCCAGCGGGGTGGCGGTGTGCACGATGCGCGCGGCGAACACGGTCTTGCGCACGCGCTCGGCCACGGCCAGTGCCATGGTGGCGTCGATCCCGGGCAGGACGATCGCGAATTCCTCGCCACCGTAGCGCGCGAACACGCTGTCCTCATCGCGCAGCGCGCGCCGGATCAACGCGCCCACGCGGCTCAGGCAGGCGTCGCCAGCGGGGTGGCCATAGTGATCGTTGTAGGCCTTGAAGTGGTCGATGTCGACGATCAGCATGCCCAGCGGCTGCTGCCGGGTTTTGGCCAGGTGCCAGGCGTCGCGCAGCGCCTGCTCGAAGCCGCGCCGGTTTTTGGCACCGGTCAATTCATCGGTGCGGCTGAGCTTGTCGAGGCTGCGGTTGCTCCGCTTGAGTCGCGTGTTGACGCGCGCCAGTTCGGCAGCCAGAGCGCTTGCCTTGCGGTTCATGGAGGTCAGCTGTGCCTGCAGCAGGCGCAAATGCAGCACGCCGCCGATCTGATCGGCCAACACATCCAGCACCTCGCGTATCTCGGCCGTGAAACT
Proteins encoded in this window:
- the hflK gene encoding FtsH protease activity modulator HflK codes for the protein MAWNEPGGGQRDPWGRGSGGGKSPDLEAWLKRLRQRLGSFRGGGGGVGSIGTIIVALLLAWLLFDSWTVINASQVGVVTRFGAYQSTLPPGFHFVLPRPIDTVRKVDMTSVRSVSDKMQMLTKDENIVQVDFNIQYQVNNAEQYLFSMQDPDEAVRQAAEAAVRRVVGASTMDTILSGEGAAMVAATQQSLQQLLNSYNTGITITEVNFQNISPPAEVKAAFDDVNRAREDKQRIEDEAKAYASKILPEARGNAARIVAGAQAYEITREVRAQGESQRFLAMLKEYHAAPAVTRKRLWLETIEQIMAANTKVVDEGTGRNLIYLPLPHSGGAPAPATPTALLPGVGAELQAPAASSSSAVVPQSAVPISASGSTQGGQS
- the hflC gene encoding protease modulator HflC → MSKPILIAIAVLLVLLGYNSMFTVRQDQSALLLQFGRIVRSDYKPGLYFKLPFVQEDVKFDKRILTLNAQPERYFTAEKKVVNVDFYVKWRVANPALFYQSTAGSETQAEARLSPMVKDALRFEFSALPLDELVSGGRNDVTKRVRDQANNSAMRTLGVQIVDVRIKQIDLPESVSESVFKRMSAERMSLANALRSSGEEAAAKIRADADKQAQVLVAQADSQASELRGQGDAQAAEIYAKAYGQDPKFFDFYRSLEAYRRSFGQGHGVLLLKPNSEFLHYFDAPGQ
- a CDS encoding adenylosuccinate synthase gives rise to the protein MGKSVVILGAQWGDEGKGKIVDLLTEKVAAVVRFQGGHNAGHTLVIGGQKTVLHLIPSGILRAGVQCLIGNGVVLSPAALQEEIGELEARGVDVRARLKISPATPLIMPYHVALDQAREKASGALAIGTTGRGIGPAYEDKVARRGVRVADLMYPAELPDKLRAVLDYHNFVLEHWLKATPVDYQAVLDEALQFGDYVRPLVDDVSTVLHELRRAGKRVLFEGAQGSLLDIDHGTYPYVTSSNTTIGGALAGTGVGVGDIDYVLGIAKAYATRVGGGPFPTELGDATGALLRQRGNEFGATTGRPRRCGWIDLVALKRAVQISGISGLAITKLDVLDGMPSIKVCVAYEYRGKRRELAPLDADGWDECKPVYLEFPGWQESTSGVREFGKLPAAARAYLRAVEELAECPLALVATGADRDDTIVLRDPFA